The Saxibacter everestensis genome has a window encoding:
- a CDS encoding GNAT family N-acetyltransferase yields MTNLEQQTADASFGNVAGENSAEQAAGSPAKPAAGNPAQGLASEQQVTRPVNLPGYELRTFRAARDDEAAGAQTAAWMAATSQGFHMNEPTDEQLKQRVALVIEDNRALIGAYQLETPDGALGMDHPVATYSTFNNPINIGFGQSVNGHLITSVTVRPTHRRKGLLRTLISNDLAGAKEAGFPIAALTVSEASIYRRFGFGPATWSRTISVDTTGGLSFLRPSTGRVELTKPAALRELAPKIFAKFHAETPGSVGRQAFYRELAAGTISEDSAEPDRGARAALHYDENGEIDGYVRYKFAGWDTDPTTVKVSDLVAANGEARQGLWQFLGSIDLVNRVTYEEAAIDDPLPWMLTDSRRVNTTHTEDVLWLRILDPIAALQTRRYADDGTLTIALQDRLGFADGSYRISVTDGVATVDSLAGAETAHPDLSMDVSALASIYLGGADPVVLAAGGQIDVHSAGSAERARKLFALDRAAYCITHF; encoded by the coding sequence GTGACTAATTTAGAACAGCAGACCGCCGACGCCTCGTTCGGGAACGTGGCAGGGGAGAATTCAGCAGAGCAGGCCGCCGGCTCGCCCGCAAAGCCAGCTGCCGGGAACCCGGCTCAGGGGCTGGCGTCGGAGCAGCAGGTGACGCGGCCGGTCAACTTGCCGGGCTACGAGCTTCGGACGTTCCGCGCCGCCCGGGACGACGAGGCTGCCGGTGCGCAGACGGCTGCCTGGATGGCGGCAACATCGCAGGGCTTCCATATGAACGAGCCGACGGACGAACAGCTGAAGCAGCGAGTCGCTCTGGTTATCGAAGACAATCGCGCGCTGATCGGCGCATATCAGCTTGAGACGCCGGATGGCGCGCTCGGCATGGACCATCCGGTGGCGACGTACAGCACATTCAACAACCCGATCAATATCGGCTTCGGCCAAAGCGTGAACGGCCATCTGATCACCTCCGTCACGGTGCGGCCCACCCATCGTCGCAAGGGCCTGTTGCGCACGCTGATCAGCAACGACCTGGCCGGTGCGAAAGAAGCCGGTTTTCCGATCGCCGCGCTGACCGTTTCCGAGGCAAGCATCTACCGTCGGTTCGGCTTTGGGCCGGCGACCTGGTCGCGGACTATTTCGGTCGACACGACTGGCGGGCTGTCTTTCCTCCGCCCCTCCACCGGCCGGGTGGAGTTGACGAAGCCGGCCGCGCTGCGCGAGCTGGCCCCGAAGATATTCGCGAAGTTTCACGCCGAAACACCGGGCTCGGTCGGCCGCCAGGCGTTCTACCGGGAGCTCGCCGCCGGAACAATCAGCGAGGATAGCGCCGAACCCGATCGCGGCGCGCGGGCCGCGCTGCACTACGACGAGAACGGCGAGATCGACGGCTACGTCCGGTACAAGTTCGCCGGCTGGGACACCGACCCCACCACTGTGAAGGTGAGCGACCTGGTCGCCGCCAACGGCGAGGCCCGACAGGGCCTTTGGCAGTTCCTCGGATCGATCGACCTGGTGAATCGGGTTACTTATGAAGAGGCGGCCATCGACGATCCGCTGCCATGGATGTTGACCGACTCCCGTCGGGTGAATACCACCCATACAGAGGACGTGCTGTGGCTACGCATTCTCGATCCGATTGCCGCGCTGCAAACCCGTCGCTATGCCGATGATGGAACACTTACCATCGCGCTGCAGGACCGACTCGGATTCGCCGATGGGTCCTACCGGATCTCGGTGACCGACGGCGTGGCCACGGTTGACAGTTTGGCCGGCGCCGAAACCGCGCACCCGGACCTGAGCATGGACGTGTCGGCGCTCGCGTCGATCTACCTTGGCGGTGCCGATCCAGTCGTGCTCGCCGCCGGAGGTCAGATCGACGTGCATTCCGCCGGGAGCGCGGAGCGAGCCCGGAAGCTCTTCGCCCTGGATCGAGCGGCTTACTGCATAACCCACTTCTAA
- a CDS encoding GTP pyrophosphokinase, which produces MINDVGEGNSSQISPVSIADAVDVYAEALGDFSETTTALERRVIETLADDGVDVLFVQGRTKTPESLARKLARLDAAGRDFDDPVREMHDLSGLRIITALPEQVPDVVRSLKRGRWFYCLRDQEKDTTIRESGVYGYISRHLVCAVRSTGELGKAEIPLTSASTGAAHRRTSRAVTFEIQVRTILSHAWAEIEHDIRYKNPNPVAWTPALDRAFTQTASLIEAAETAFASIHDNHQQLLRWHKEPEKLNSKNLTELCDIVLPHVDRNTEESLEFAVQLLADNDITSTRELMDLISAEDVTLVRKRMAHSYEPGLARLIDDLLLQRYGEKHIAATVQHGGEDREAKLRSRLRLLTEPEAEPEDA; this is translated from the coding sequence GTGATCAACGACGTCGGCGAGGGAAATAGCTCCCAGATATCACCCGTGTCCATTGCCGATGCGGTCGACGTGTACGCCGAAGCGCTCGGCGACTTCTCCGAAACCACGACGGCGCTGGAGCGCCGGGTGATTGAGACGCTTGCGGATGATGGGGTGGACGTCCTGTTCGTTCAAGGCCGTACCAAGACCCCCGAGTCGTTGGCGCGCAAGCTCGCCCGACTTGATGCCGCCGGCCGGGATTTCGACGATCCCGTGCGCGAGATGCACGACCTGAGCGGGCTGCGCATTATCACCGCGCTTCCGGAACAGGTCCCCGACGTCGTCCGCTCACTCAAGCGGGGTCGTTGGTTCTATTGCCTGCGCGATCAGGAAAAGGACACCACGATCCGGGAGTCCGGTGTCTACGGCTACATCAGCCGCCATCTGGTGTGCGCGGTGCGCAGCACGGGCGAGCTTGGCAAGGCAGAGATCCCGCTGACCTCTGCCAGCACCGGCGCGGCACACCGACGCACCTCGCGAGCAGTCACTTTCGAGATCCAGGTTCGTACGATTCTGTCCCACGCCTGGGCGGAAATCGAGCACGACATCCGCTATAAGAATCCGAATCCAGTGGCGTGGACCCCGGCGCTTGACCGGGCATTCACCCAGACTGCAAGCCTGATCGAGGCGGCCGAGACCGCGTTCGCCTCAATTCACGACAATCACCAGCAGCTGCTGCGCTGGCACAAGGAACCCGAGAAACTCAACAGCAAGAACCTCACCGAACTCTGTGACATCGTGCTGCCACACGTGGACCGGAACACCGAGGAAAGCCTGGAATTCGCCGTCCAGCTGCTGGCCGACAACGACATCACGTCGACCCGCGAACTGATGGACCTGATCTCGGCCGAGGATGTCACCCTGGTCCGGAAGCGGATGGCGCACAGCTATGAGCCCGGGCTGGCCCGGCTGATCGATGATCTCCTGCTGCAGCGATACGGCGAAAAACACATCGCCGCCACAGTGCAACACGGCGGCGAAGACCGGGAAGCCAAGCTGCGCTCACGCCTCAGGCTGCTGACCGAACCCGAAGCCGAGCCCGAGGACGCGTAG
- the pcp gene encoding pyroglutamyl-peptidase I, with protein sequence MTGFEPFDGESSNPSWDAVRQAAAIWDRPEPLVTARLPCVFTRSAEALRGLLQEHRPDVVICVGQAAGRSDVTPERVAINIDDARIPDNSGEQPVDEPVVPDAPTAYFSTLPIKAAVSAMRSAGVPASVSQSAGTFVCNHVFYQLMHMVAGPDEADRRQIGNGVEAPTGIRAGFVHVPNSIEQAAGSGKPGLGIDVMATGLIETALAALTVEADLRIAGGAEY encoded by the coding sequence ATGACCGGGTTCGAGCCGTTTGACGGCGAATCGTCCAATCCATCCTGGGACGCAGTACGCCAAGCGGCCGCAATCTGGGATCGACCGGAGCCCTTGGTTACTGCCCGGCTTCCGTGTGTCTTCACACGATCAGCCGAGGCACTTCGCGGTCTGTTGCAGGAGCACCGGCCCGACGTTGTGATCTGCGTGGGGCAGGCGGCGGGCAGGTCGGACGTGACACCTGAGCGGGTGGCGATCAATATCGACGACGCCCGTATTCCGGACAATTCCGGCGAGCAGCCGGTTGATGAACCGGTTGTGCCCGACGCGCCGACGGCATACTTCTCAACCCTGCCCATCAAGGCCGCCGTGAGCGCAATGCGCTCCGCGGGGGTGCCCGCCTCGGTGTCGCAGTCCGCCGGCACCTTCGTGTGCAATCACGTCTTCTACCAGCTGATGCATATGGTGGCCGGGCCCGACGAAGCCGATCGACGGCAAATCGGCAATGGCGTTGAGGCCCCCACCGGGATCCGGGCCGGCTTCGTCCACGTCCCCAATTCCATTGAGCAGGCTGCCGGCTCGGGAAAACCAGGACTAGGGATAGATGTGATGGCGACGGGCCTGATCGAGACCGCTTTGGCAGCGCTCACGGTTGAGGCCGACCTTCGGATTGCGGGCGGCGCAGAATACTGA
- the serA gene encoding phosphoglycerate dehydrogenase — protein MSKPVVLIAEELSPATIEALGPDFEIRHVDGASRSDLLPALADVDAILVRSATQVDAEALEAAKNLKIVARAGVGLDNVDVPAATRAGVMVVNAPTSNIISAAELTLAHILASARNIGAGNTSLKAGEWKRSKFTGTELYEKTLGIVGLGRIGALVAARAAAFDMKVVAYDPYISSARAAQMGVQLLSLDEVLSESDFITVHMPKTPETIGLIGEEAFNKVKPTVRIINVARGGIVDEVALANALADGRVGGAGIDVFETEPTTESPLFDFDSVVVTPHLGASTEEAQEKAGVAVARSVRLALSGELVPDAVNVAGGAIDEDVRPGIPLIERLGRVVTALAGSSITSLDVEVHGEIADKDVSALKLAALKGLFRDVVSEQVSYVNAPVLAEQRGIDVRLITDGEADEFRNVLTLRAAKADGSQISVSGTLTGPKQIQKLVGVNGFDLEIPLSDNLLIVSYTDRPGVIGVLGQALGAEKVNIAGMQVARKNEGGNALAVLAVDSLIPSETVGRVADQIGADTVTAVSLED, from the coding sequence GTGAGCAAGCCAGTAGTTCTTATTGCAGAAGAACTCTCACCGGCGACAATCGAGGCCCTCGGCCCGGATTTCGAGATCCGGCACGTCGACGGCGCTTCCCGATCCGACCTCCTTCCGGCACTCGCCGACGTGGACGCCATCCTGGTACGTTCGGCCACCCAGGTGGATGCCGAGGCCCTAGAGGCAGCAAAAAACCTGAAGATCGTTGCCCGGGCAGGTGTCGGCCTGGACAATGTCGATGTTCCGGCAGCCACCCGCGCCGGCGTCATGGTCGTGAACGCACCGACCTCCAACATCATTTCAGCGGCGGAACTGACGCTCGCGCACATCCTTGCCTCTGCCCGCAATATCGGCGCCGGCAACACCTCGCTGAAGGCAGGGGAGTGGAAGCGCTCGAAGTTCACCGGAACCGAACTGTATGAAAAGACACTCGGTATCGTCGGGCTCGGTCGGATCGGCGCCCTGGTCGCGGCGCGCGCAGCGGCGTTCGACATGAAGGTCGTTGCCTACGACCCCTACATTTCCTCGGCGCGAGCCGCTCAGATGGGCGTGCAACTGCTCAGCCTGGACGAGGTGCTCAGCGAGTCGGACTTCATCACGGTTCACATGCCGAAAACCCCCGAGACGATCGGCCTGATCGGCGAGGAGGCTTTTAACAAGGTCAAGCCGACCGTGCGGATCATCAACGTGGCCCGTGGCGGAATCGTTGACGAAGTCGCTTTGGCGAACGCCCTGGCCGATGGCCGGGTCGGCGGCGCCGGCATCGACGTGTTCGAAACGGAACCGACGACCGAATCGCCGCTCTTCGACTTCGATTCCGTCGTTGTGACGCCGCACCTGGGCGCTTCGACCGAGGAAGCTCAGGAAAAGGCCGGTGTCGCGGTCGCGAGGTCGGTCCGCCTGGCGCTCTCCGGCGAGCTGGTGCCCGATGCCGTGAACGTCGCCGGCGGAGCCATTGATGAAGATGTCCGGCCCGGAATCCCGCTGATCGAACGCCTGGGCCGGGTCGTCACCGCGCTCGCCGGTTCGTCCATTACCTCGCTCGATGTCGAGGTACACGGCGAGATCGCCGACAAGGACGTATCCGCACTGAAGCTGGCAGCGCTCAAGGGACTCTTCCGCGATGTCGTGTCGGAGCAGGTGTCGTACGTGAACGCCCCGGTCCTTGCCGAGCAGCGCGGAATCGATGTCCGACTGATCACCGACGGCGAGGCAGACGAGTTCCGCAATGTGCTCACCCTCCGTGCCGCCAAGGCAGACGGCTCGCAGATCTCGGTGTCCGGAACGCTCACCGGGCCGAAGCAGATTCAGAAGCTGGTCGGCGTCAACGGTTTCGACCTGGAAATCCCGCTGAGCGACAATCTGCTGATCGTTTCGTATACCGACCGTCCGGGTGTTATCGGCGTGCTGGGCCAGGCATTGGGCGCCGAAAAGGTGAATATCGCCGGGATGCAGGTCGCGCGGAAGAATGAGGGCGGAAATGCTCTCGCGGTACTCGCCGTCGATTCGCTGATTCCTTCGGAAACCGTCGGGCGGGTCGCCGATCAGATCGGAGCCGACACAGTGACGGCGGTCAGCCTGGAAGACTGA
- a CDS encoding 3-isopropylmalate dehydrogenase yields the protein MSSEFKIAVIPGDGIGHEVVPEGLKVLEAAIEATGTDASLDFTHYELGAKRWHETGEALTDQELEELRGYDAIFFGAVGDPDVPSGVLERGLLLKMRFGFDHYVNLRPTKLFAGVESPLANPGEIDFVVVREGTEGPYTGQGGVLRYGTEHEVATEVSVNTAYGVERVVRDAFARAQSRRKKLTYVHKHNVMVHAGHLWRRTVEKVALEFPEVAVDYLHTDACTIFMVTNPSRFDVIVTDNLFGDIITDLAAAVSGGIGLAASGNINPDRTAPSLFEPIHGSAPDIAGQQKADPTACVLSAALMAQHLGLDDVAELIESAVEKDLAARGGAIRSTSDIGDALAGLVAG from the coding sequence ATGTCTTCCGAATTCAAGATTGCAGTCATTCCGGGCGATGGCATCGGACACGAAGTCGTCCCCGAAGGCCTCAAGGTTCTCGAAGCCGCGATTGAGGCTACCGGCACAGACGCGAGCCTGGACTTCACCCACTATGAACTCGGTGCGAAGCGCTGGCACGAAACCGGCGAAGCGCTAACCGATCAGGAGCTTGAGGAACTGCGCGGCTATGACGCCATTTTCTTCGGCGCCGTGGGCGATCCCGATGTGCCTTCCGGCGTGCTTGAGCGTGGCCTGCTGCTCAAGATGCGTTTCGGCTTCGACCACTACGTGAATCTCCGCCCGACCAAGCTGTTCGCCGGCGTCGAAAGCCCGCTGGCAAACCCCGGTGAAATCGACTTCGTGGTCGTCCGCGAGGGCACCGAAGGCCCATACACCGGTCAGGGTGGCGTTCTGCGCTACGGTACCGAGCACGAAGTTGCCACCGAGGTCTCGGTGAACACGGCCTACGGGGTCGAGCGGGTAGTTCGCGATGCCTTTGCCCGCGCGCAGTCCCGACGCAAGAAGCTCACCTACGTGCACAAGCACAACGTCATGGTGCACGCCGGCCACCTTTGGCGCCGCACGGTCGAAAAGGTCGCGCTGGAGTTCCCGGAGGTCGCGGTCGACTACCTGCACACGGATGCGTGCACAATTTTCATGGTCACGAACCCTTCTCGTTTCGACGTCATCGTGACCGATAACCTCTTCGGTGACATCATCACCGACCTGGCAGCCGCAGTCAGCGGCGGAATCGGGCTGGCCGCCAGCGGGAACATCAACCCGGACCGGACGGCGCCCTCGCTGTTCGAGCCGATTCACGGCTCGGCACCGGATATCGCCGGGCAGCAGAAAGCGGACCCGACGGCATGTGTGCTGTCTGCCGCCCTGATGGCCCAACATCTCGGCCTCGACGACGTTGCCGAGCTGATCGAGTCCGCCGTCGAGAAGGACCTCGCTGCCCGGGGCGGCGCGATCCGCAGCACGAGCGACATCGGGGATGCCCTCGCGGGATTGGTCGCCGGGTAA